A window from Vibrio cortegadensis encodes these proteins:
- a CDS encoding ABC transporter permease gives MFTFLVKRLFQALIVMFVISLVAFSIQDNLGDPLRELVGQSVSESERQALRDELGLNDPFITKYTRFIGAAVQGDLGTSYFFKRPAVDVILDKLVATLELVFGAALIIVFLSIPLGVYTAIHPKSFFTKVVMAGSSIGISVPVFLTAIMLMYVFSIELGWLPSFGRGETYNLLGWESGFFSLDGLAHLVLPCIALASIMLPLFIRLVRSEMLEVLSSEYIKFAKAKGLALNKIYYQHALKNTLLPVLTVGGVQIGTMVAYTILTETVFQWPGTGFLFLEAINRVDTPLITAYVIFVGLIFVVTNTIVDLLYGIINPTVNLTGKGA, from the coding sequence ATGTTTACGTTTCTGGTCAAGCGCCTGTTTCAGGCACTGATAGTGATGTTTGTGATCAGTTTGGTGGCGTTTTCCATTCAGGATAATCTGGGTGATCCGTTACGTGAGTTAGTTGGGCAATCTGTTTCTGAGTCAGAGCGTCAAGCTTTGCGCGATGAGTTAGGCCTCAACGATCCCTTCATTACTAAATATACTCGTTTCATTGGCGCCGCTGTTCAGGGCGATCTTGGCACATCTTATTTCTTCAAGCGTCCAGCCGTTGACGTGATTTTAGATAAATTAGTCGCGACGCTAGAGTTGGTATTCGGCGCAGCGTTGATTATTGTTTTTTTATCGATACCTCTTGGTGTATATACCGCCATCCACCCAAAGAGTTTTTTTACCAAAGTCGTTATGGCTGGCAGTAGTATCGGGATCTCCGTGCCGGTATTTTTGACCGCGATTATGCTGATGTATGTCTTCTCTATTGAGTTAGGCTGGCTTCCCTCTTTTGGACGCGGAGAAACGTACAATTTATTGGGTTGGGAGTCTGGTTTCTTTAGTCTCGATGGTCTTGCACACTTAGTGTTGCCGTGCATTGCGTTGGCATCGATTATGCTGCCGCTGTTTATTCGTTTAGTTCGTTCTGAAATGTTAGAAGTGTTGAGCTCTGAGTATATAAAATTTGCTAAAGCGAAAGGCTTGGCTCTGAATAAAATTTACTATCAACATGCTCTGAAAAATACGCTGCTTCCAGTGTTAACGGTTGGTGGTGTGCAAATTGGTACCATGGTGGCTTATACCATTCTGACCGAAACCGTGTTTCAGTGGCCGGGTACTGGCTTCCTATTTTTAGAAGCGATCAATCGAGTGGACACCCCTCTGATCACTGCTTACGTTATTTTTGTTGGGCTTATTTTTGTGGTGACAAATACGATTGTCGATTTGTTGTACGGAATTATTAACCCGACAGTTAATCTTACAGGTAAAGGAGCATAG
- a CDS encoding ABC transporter permease, giving the protein MSNTQTAVAPSTWERFKQSDFLYYFLRDKVAMFSFAIFSIFLIMALAAPLVAPMDPYDVTSIDIMDSELPPSWMEEGDERFLLGTDEQGRDILSTMLYGSRLSLTIGFLAVGLQLFLGIIIGLSSGYFGGRIDSFLMRFADVQLSFSTMMVAIIVSAIFKASFGSDFYSQYAVLMLVVIIGIAEWPQYARTIRASVLAEKEKEYVEAARVMGFKAPRIMFRHILPNCLSPILVISTVQIANAIMSEAALSFLGLGLPVDQPSLGALISTGFNYIFSGAWWITAFPGVLLVTLVLVINLLGDWLRDVFNPKIYKG; this is encoded by the coding sequence ATGAGCAATACTCAAACTGCCGTTGCCCCGTCTACTTGGGAACGTTTTAAACAATCAGATTTTTTATATTATTTTTTACGCGATAAAGTGGCGATGTTCAGTTTTGCCATTTTCTCTATCTTTTTGATTATGGCTCTCGCGGCACCACTCGTGGCACCGATGGACCCATATGATGTGACTTCTATTGATATCATGGACTCCGAACTTCCGCCTTCGTGGATGGAAGAGGGGGATGAGCGCTTCTTGCTCGGAACCGATGAACAAGGCCGTGATATTCTTTCAACTATGCTCTACGGCTCTCGCTTGTCGTTAACGATTGGCTTCTTAGCGGTTGGTTTACAGCTGTTCTTGGGCATTATTATCGGACTATCATCAGGTTACTTTGGTGGTCGAATTGATAGTTTCCTAATGCGGTTTGCTGATGTTCAGCTGTCATTTTCGACAATGATGGTCGCGATAATTGTCTCTGCGATTTTCAAGGCAAGTTTTGGTAGTGACTTTTATAGTCAATACGCAGTGCTAATGCTGGTGGTGATCATCGGTATTGCCGAGTGGCCTCAGTATGCTCGTACGATTCGTGCGTCGGTATTGGCTGAAAAAGAGAAAGAGTATGTAGAAGCGGCACGAGTGATGGGCTTTAAAGCGCCACGCATCATGTTCCGTCATATTTTGCCGAACTGTTTATCGCCAATTTTGGTTATTTCTACCGTACAAATAGCGAATGCCATCATGTCTGAGGCGGCATTGTCGTTCCTTGGTTTAGGCCTACCGGTTGATCAGCCTTCGCTTGGTGCGTTAATCAGCACAGGGTTTAACTACATCTTCTCAGGAGCGTGGTGGATCACCGCATTCCCAGGTGTACTTTTAGTTACCCTTGTGTTGGTAATAAACCTACTCGGTGACTGGTTGCGAGATGTATTCAACCCTAAGATCTATAAAGGGTAA
- a CDS encoding SPOR domain-containing protein: MEFRMAKKPRIKNKTYSLGLIVAASLSFPTISHAETFLCDGTQAAANQLPQLSQSCPIGKGLWGKALPNKNIEDPTFWIQCGMLARTLPLATAKPLYQKISTDVWMKPEGNGYRCLIGPYDNFPDAKKELSQVRSLKAYKEAFIRVVDKSAPQAKPSVKPDPAAKNKALKAKGAKTKEPKAKASPSVRNTMKPKSTQVLATSDLTTNTDISVRVQTQVDGRTYVVPYVLDDNNQFYMEHSKAWNRLSYDNAGEVCSELKMRLVTEGEWKKLLATNVMEKDSWPMHLPYWGHQKKGLFTNGRITQLKGSSLLNVLCVK; this comes from the coding sequence ATGGAGTTTAGAATGGCAAAAAAGCCACGTATTAAAAATAAAACCTACAGCCTAGGCTTAATAGTGGCCGCTTCGTTGAGTTTTCCCACTATTTCTCACGCAGAGACATTCTTATGTGATGGTACGCAAGCTGCCGCAAATCAGTTGCCACAGTTGAGCCAAAGTTGCCCAATAGGTAAAGGCTTATGGGGCAAGGCGTTGCCGAATAAAAACATTGAGGATCCAACGTTTTGGATTCAATGTGGGATGTTAGCCAGGACATTACCTCTCGCTACTGCGAAACCGCTTTACCAGAAAATATCTACGGACGTGTGGATGAAGCCCGAAGGGAATGGATATCGATGCCTGATTGGGCCTTACGATAACTTCCCGGATGCGAAGAAAGAGCTTTCGCAAGTCAGAAGCCTTAAAGCCTATAAAGAAGCCTTTATTCGAGTGGTTGATAAGTCAGCACCTCAAGCTAAACCGTCAGTAAAACCCGATCCAGCCGCGAAAAATAAAGCGCTTAAAGCTAAAGGTGCTAAAACAAAAGAGCCTAAAGCAAAAGCGTCACCGTCTGTGCGGAACACAATGAAACCTAAATCAACGCAGGTATTAGCGACATCTGATCTAACCACAAATACCGATATTTCCGTCCGAGTTCAAACGCAAGTAGACGGGCGAACTTATGTTGTGCCATATGTTTTGGATGATAATAACCAGTTCTATATGGAGCACAGCAAAGCATGGAACCGTTTAAGTTATGACAACGCAGGGGAAGTTTGTAGCGAACTTAAAATGCGTTTAGTAACAGAAGGTGAGTGGAAAAAATTACTGGCGACAAATGTGATGGAAAAAGACAGTTGGCCAATGCATCTGCCATATTGGGGCCATCAGAAGAAAGGATTATTCACCAACGGAAGAATCACCCAGCTAAAGGGGTCATCATTGCTGAACGTATTGTGTGTGAAGTAG
- a CDS encoding sigma-70 family RNA polymerase sigma factor, which produces MANSLTQIIQQWQSGNKQAESELYQFAYLQLRNIAQQERDRSAVKHGIDNEVLADSVNSTTALIHDAYLKMSHSDLSDVSNKREFFLMAAKVMRQILIDNARSLQAKKRQQLTSIPNLHDDKFEQLIIVDKALDRFSVQYPRQSNALKLKYLMGMRNQEISQLLECSDSLIEKDLKFSRCWLQSRMA; this is translated from the coding sequence ATGGCAAACTCACTGACCCAAATTATCCAACAGTGGCAATCTGGCAACAAACAAGCTGAAAGTGAACTCTATCAATTTGCCTATTTGCAACTCAGAAACATCGCCCAACAAGAGCGTGACAGAAGCGCAGTAAAACATGGCATTGATAACGAAGTGCTTGCCGACAGCGTGAATAGCACAACCGCCCTCATACATGATGCGTATTTAAAAATGAGCCACTCAGATCTCAGCGATGTATCAAACAAGCGTGAATTTTTTCTGATGGCCGCGAAAGTTATGCGCCAAATATTGATCGATAACGCACGTTCGCTCCAAGCGAAAAAACGCCAACAGCTGACGTCCATTCCGAATTTGCATGACGATAAATTCGAACAACTGATTATTGTCGATAAAGCGCTGGATCGGTTTAGTGTTCAGTACCCTAGACAATCCAATGCGTTAAAGCTGAAATATTTGATGGGTATGAGAAATCAAGAGATCAGCCAACTACTCGAATGCAGCGATAGCTTAATCGAAAAAGACCTAAAATTTTCGCGCTGTTGGCTACAGTCACGCATGGCTTAA
- a CDS encoding chromosome partitioning protein ParA — MKSMALLGACITLFSGITHAQSIPSTGYFIDAPVSGLYYQTSSGLTGVTNKGKYQYNPSDVVSFFLGSDESSYLLTTLSSQKIITPSLATTQPSRSINITRLLLSLDSTPLNQEEIVLASRLLSDPNFQQKLKNIDLSFLNRSSQDLGIPLVSVKTAVEHLNQSQEYIQKNFTSDDVIYQPLNTRLSNIIIKKKDWSGKLCAYDLRYRKHPKYTPPFGNMSYQITNDSMIQYPSVGDYFNGCYLDLNKQYKEIVIEPIGNFAQQQGLVGCAQDGCTRNDLNGFSIENYSDEGKWKYRTVALSFDPSTQLLMEKVQGLGPTEKIQHNNQTEMLWFTYPEIKGNNISYQGIWQKTQYLSDNTTQQCLLIKQRQIFLTEKENTDCPTDISQYSIDVTDQYPDMWWLESSQGSATLAQMNILVRWYNKDSQPQYTTWEYLPAGESWDQGVLYRYRQEKRIQQDGSEQLETFKISEFKKIAGAA, encoded by the coding sequence ATGAAGAGTATGGCTTTGCTCGGCGCGTGTATCACACTTTTTAGTGGTATTACCCACGCTCAATCAATCCCTAGTACGGGGTATTTTATCGATGCTCCGGTTAGTGGTTTGTACTACCAAACCAGCTCAGGGCTAACTGGAGTCACCAACAAAGGGAAATACCAATATAACCCAAGTGATGTGGTGAGCTTCTTTTTAGGGAGTGATGAATCAAGTTATTTGCTGACTACGTTATCTAGCCAGAAAATCATCACCCCTAGTCTTGCGACGACTCAACCAAGCCGTAGTATCAATATCACACGCTTGCTTCTCTCACTGGATAGCACGCCATTGAATCAAGAAGAGATTGTGCTTGCTAGTCGCTTATTATCCGATCCAAACTTTCAGCAGAAGCTTAAAAATATTGATTTAAGCTTCTTAAACCGTTCAAGCCAAGATCTCGGTATTCCACTGGTTAGCGTAAAAACCGCCGTTGAGCACCTTAATCAAAGCCAAGAGTACATTCAGAAGAACTTCACTTCTGATGATGTTATCTATCAGCCACTCAATACTCGCCTAAGTAATATCATCATCAAGAAAAAAGATTGGTCAGGTAAGTTATGTGCTTATGATTTACGTTATCGAAAACATCCTAAATACACCCCGCCTTTCGGCAACATGTCTTACCAAATCACGAATGACAGTATGATCCAATATCCTAGCGTTGGTGACTACTTTAATGGCTGTTATTTAGATCTCAATAAACAATACAAAGAGATCGTAATCGAGCCTATCGGTAACTTCGCTCAACAACAGGGCTTAGTCGGATGCGCTCAAGATGGTTGTACTCGTAATGATCTCAACGGCTTTTCAATCGAAAACTATAGCGATGAAGGAAAGTGGAAATATCGGACAGTTGCCTTAAGTTTTGACCCAAGCACCCAACTATTAATGGAGAAAGTCCAAGGGCTAGGTCCGACTGAAAAGATACAGCATAATAATCAAACTGAAATGCTTTGGTTTACCTACCCAGAAATCAAAGGTAACAACATCTCTTACCAAGGTATTTGGCAAAAAACGCAATACCTTAGCGATAACACGACTCAACAATGTTTACTTATAAAACAGCGTCAAATATTCCTAACCGAAAAAGAAAATACAGATTGCCCAACAGATATTAGCCAGTACAGCATCGACGTCACTGACCAATATCCAGATATGTGGTGGCTAGAAAGCTCACAGGGTTCAGCGACTCTCGCTCAAATGAATATATTAGTTCGTTGGTACAACAAAGACTCCCAACCTCAATACACCACTTGGGAATATTTACCTGCTGGGGAAAGTTGGGATCAAGGTGTGCTTTATCGCTATAGACAAGAAAAAAGAATACAACAAGACGGCTCAGAGCAATTAGAGACGTTCAAAATCTCCGAGTTCAAAAAAATTGCAGGAGCAGCATAA
- a CDS encoding serine/threonine protein kinase, with protein sequence MQLGSSSTQVFYNLLDLDEVEREKQLFTLKIHQPNLYRQLQPLLKTVPSEPLTQLLGFHAQQAIKQEFNFSDQIIGKYQLRQEIGRGGMGIVYAAERADHTFEQQLAIKFIQAGLTDILGRRALFDEAQLLARLNHPYVAKVFDGGEHQGYLYIIMERVIGDTLNAHLERNKLSKKRKLLLFTQICQAIEHAHQQHILHADLKPENILVDSDGNPKLLDFNITQKVATNDSHSDLLLAYSEHYASPEQMAGDYLTNQSDVYSLGKILSLMFPDEHPRSDVFCIIQKATQEQPEQRYKSVEKLRYDIKNILTHQPISIKQNMPFYSTLRLFQRKPIQMMLGGLLIISAAAFSITLIQKNHQLEQEKQVAEEMMFEVASLMFHSKGDVNAQMSVQTMLELTRRRILANPNLPQHIKQKMLLAMMTPVPKKSSLNCAPNCTKK encoded by the coding sequence GTGCAGCTAGGTTCCAGTTCAACTCAAGTTTTCTACAATCTGTTAGATCTTGATGAAGTCGAAAGAGAAAAGCAGTTATTTACTCTTAAGATTCATCAACCCAATCTATATAGGCAGTTACAACCTTTACTTAAAACGGTCCCTTCAGAGCCACTCACTCAGTTGCTCGGCTTCCACGCGCAACAAGCAATCAAACAAGAGTTCAATTTCTCCGATCAAATCATCGGTAAATACCAACTTCGTCAAGAGATAGGTCGAGGGGGGATGGGGATTGTCTATGCAGCAGAGAGAGCAGATCATACTTTTGAGCAACAGTTAGCCATTAAGTTTATTCAAGCAGGGTTGACTGACATCTTAGGCAGAAGAGCACTGTTTGATGAAGCACAACTACTCGCAAGGCTCAATCATCCTTACGTGGCAAAAGTATTTGATGGCGGTGAACACCAAGGCTATCTCTATATCATCATGGAACGGGTTATTGGTGACACACTGAATGCGCACTTGGAAAGAAATAAACTGTCTAAAAAAAGAAAGTTGCTGCTTTTTACTCAAATTTGCCAAGCCATTGAGCACGCCCACCAGCAACATATACTCCATGCTGATTTAAAGCCAGAGAACATCCTTGTTGATAGCGATGGAAACCCAAAGCTTTTAGATTTCAACATTACTCAAAAAGTGGCCACCAATGACAGTCACAGTGATCTTCTACTTGCGTACAGTGAGCACTATGCCAGTCCAGAGCAGATGGCTGGTGATTATTTGACGAACCAAAGCGATGTCTATTCGCTGGGGAAAATACTGTCGCTAATGTTTCCAGATGAACATCCGCGATCTGATGTTTTCTGTATCATTCAAAAAGCGACTCAAGAGCAGCCAGAGCAGAGGTACAAATCTGTCGAAAAGCTGCGTTATGATATAAAAAACATTCTCACGCATCAGCCTATTTCCATAAAACAAAATATGCCGTTTTATAGCACTCTAAGGCTATTTCAGCGTAAGCCAATTCAAATGATGCTTGGGGGGTTATTAATAATATCTGCCGCGGCTTTTTCGATCACTCTGATTCAAAAAAACCACCAGTTAGAACAAGAAAAACAGGTCGCTGAAGAGATGATGTTTGAAGTGGCCAGTTTAATGTTTCATAGCAAAGGGGATGTGAATGCACAGATGTCCGTACAGACGATGCTTGAACTCACGAGACGAAGGATCCTTGCAAACCCCAACTTACCTCAACACATAAAACAAAAGATGCTATTAGCCATGATGACGCCGGTCCCTAAAAAGAGCAGCCTCAATTGCGCGCCAAATTGCACAAAAAAATAA